Below is a window of Jiangella alba DNA.
TTCGTGATGCACCTGTGAGCGGATCGCCCGGCGTGTCGCTGGCGCCCCGTTATCCACAGCCCCACCCACTTCGCCGACTTGTCCCCAAATCCGCTCCGCCCCACTGCGCCGGCTCGGCTCGCCGCGTTGGCTCGCAGACATGACCCCTCTACTCGTCTTCGCCCTCACTCTTTCCGCCGCTCTCTCCCCAGTCCCCGTTGGCGCGCTGTCTGCGGCCTCCCCGCCGGTGATCAGCGCCCCGCCGCCCGCCACCGCACCACCAACGGCAACCAGCCCTCCACCCGCTGTTCTCCCTGCCGCCGCCAGCCCACCGCCTGCTACCCCGCCGCACCCCGCGTTCTCCCCCGGCACCGACCAAGCCCGAACCGCCCTCGCGCCTGCCGCCGCAAGTAGCCTTCCGCCCGCCGCCACGCCCCTCCCCGCGTCCCCCTTCGTCGTCGCATCGGCAGACACCCTTCCAAGAGCGCCGGCCAGCCCTTTACCGCTGGCCGCTCTCCCCTCGATGCCGCCGACGAACGCCGGCTGGGTCTATCCCGTCGGCCCACCGGGCGGTCCAGCCGAGGTCGTCAACGGGTTCGATCCGCCGGAGCACGCGTGGTCCGCCGGCCACCGCGGCGTCGACCTCGCGGCGACCGCCGGCGCCGAGGTTCGTGCGGCCGGCCCCGGCACCGTCACGTACGCCGCCCCGATCGCCGGCCGCGGCGTCGTCGTCATCGATCACGGCACGCTGCGCACCAGCTACGAGCCCGTCACCCCCATCGTCGGCGTCGGCGATGAGGTCGGTGCGGGCCAGCCGATCGGCGTCCTCGAGTCGGCCGGCAGCCATTGCACGCCCGCCGCCTGCCTGCACTGGGGCGCGCGGGAGGGCGAGCAGTACACCGATCCGCTCGCGCTGGTCGGCGGCGGGCCGGTGCGGCTGCTCCCGCTCGGCCCGCGCACCCTCACCGGCGATCCGCCACCCCCGCCGTCGCAGTCACCCGAGTCGGGCGGGTTGGCCTGGCCGGTCGCCGCTCCCCGCGTCACGTCTCCGTACGGCATGCGGGTCCATCCGATCACCGGCGAGCGCAAACTCCATGACGGCGTCGACGTGGCCGCCGCGTGCGGTGCACCGATCCGCGCATCCGCCGCCGGGCGGGTGATCGACGCCGGCGAACGAGGGGCGTACGGGCTGCAGCTCACGGTCGACCACGGCCGCGTCCGCGGCGCGCCCCTCAGCACGTCCTACAGCCACCTGTCGGCGTTCTCGGTGGCCGCCGGCCAGCCGATCCGGGCCGGCCAGGTCATCGGGCGCGCCGGCACCACCGGGCTCTCGACCGGTTGCCACCTGCACTTCATGCTCTACGCCACCGGCCGAGTCACCGACCCCGTGCCCTGGCTCCCAGCGGCCTCGGTCGCGACGACTTACCTCGCCAAGGTTCCACGCGAGGCCGACCACAGTCGACGCCCCACTCATCGCACAAGCGCACACCCAGAGCGGAATCAGCCAGCGACGGGACGCAGGTGATCACCTCATGCCCTCGTCCGTGCAGCAGATCCTTTGCCAAGCCCACGAACTGACCCGTGTCCTCGGAAGCGCGAGCCATGCAACTCGAGAGGCGGCCTCTCACCAGTCGGCGACCACAGCAAACCCTGACCGAGCGCAGAGGCGCACCTGCTGGGCGCCATGGACGTCAGGCGGCCCAGGGGCCGAATCGAAGTGGGCTGCCGACGTCCTGGGAGTCGGCCGGTGGAGGGGCTTCAGGCGCGCGGATGCGCCTGCTTGTACACCTTGCGCAATCGGTCGACCGAGACGTGGGTGTAGATCTGCGTCGTGCCGAGGGAGGCGTGGCCGAGCAATTCCTGAACGCTGCGCAGATCGGCGCCGCCCTCCAGGAGATGGGTCGCGGCGGTGTGACGGAGTCCGTGCGGGCCCAGGTCAGGCGCGCCGGGCACCGCTCGGAGCCGCTGGTGGACGACGGTGCGTGCGGCGCGCTGGTCGAGCCGGCCACCACGGACGCCGACGAACAGGGCGGGGCCGGCGGCGGGTGCGGCCAGCTTCGGCCGGCCCGCGCGCAGCCACGCGTCGAGCGCCTCGGCCGCCGGCACGCCGTACGGCACCGTGCGCTCCTTGCGCCCCTTGCCGAGCACGCGCACGACCCGGCGGCCGTCGTCGAGGTCGTCGACGTCCAGGCCGACCAGCTCGCCGACGCGGATGCCGGTGGCGTAGAGCAGTTCCAGGAGTGCGTGGTCGCGCAGGTTCACCGGGTCGCCGTCAGAGGCGTCGTCGGCGGCCGCGTCCATCAGCGTCGAGGCCTCGCCCGCGCGCAGCACCTCGGGCAGCGCCCGGCGCGCCTTCGGCGTTGCGAGCACAGCGCCGACGTCTTCGGCGAGCAGCCCGCTGCGGTGCGCCCACGCAGTGAACACCCGCGCCGCCGACGCCCGCCGCGCGATCGTGGCGCGCGACCGGCCGAGCGTGCTCTGCCGAGCCAGCCAGCTGCGCAGCGTGGCGAGGTCGAGCTGGCCGATCTCGGTGCGCCCCAGCTTCGCCAGGTGCTCCATCAATGCCGCGATGTCGCCGGTGTAGGCGCGGATCGTGTGCTCGGACCGGTCCCGTTCCGCCGCCAGATGCCGCGCGAACCCCACGACCGCGCCGGCCAGCGCCTCGGGCAGCTCCTCGTCGGCGTCCATGCCTCCAGGATCACCCGTCGACGCGCTCGGACGGCGCCGCCACGCGGGACAGCGGCCGGCCCGCCCGCTGTGGAGCCACGCGGCCGTCGCCGGATGCCGACAGCGGTGCCGACCAGCGTCGGCCGGCACCGCCGGACGAGCAGCGGCGTCAGTCGTCGAGGACGAAGGTGACCTCCAGGGCCACCTGGTACGCGACGATCTCGCCGTCGCGGACCTCGACCTTCTGGTCCTTGACCCAGGCACCCGAGACATTGCGCAGCGTCTGGTTGGCGCGCGCGATGCCCAGGCGGACCGCGTCGTCGAAGCTCGTCTCGGAGCGAGCGCTGATGTTGGTGATACGTGCGACAGAGCCCATGAGCGGTTCCCCTCTCCCTGCCGGCGCCGCCGGATGGCGTGGCGCCCATTGGGTCCATGCATACCCCTTCCAGCCTGGTCATGTGCGGGTTTCCAGCGGACTGATCGTCGAACCGAGCCGCCAGCCGGCGTCCTCGCGGGTTACCCAGCCGGCGGCGGCCAGCTCACGCAGCGCGGTCGCGACGGTCCGGGCGGGCAGGCCGGTGCGGCGGGCGAGACCCGCGACCGTCTCGACGGCACCGACCTGCATCCACTCGCGGACCATCGCGTGCGCGGGCAGGAGGTCGTCGATGGGCCGGGACTCGCACTCGGGGTCGGGCGGCGTGTGCTCGCCGATGCGCCCGACGGCCTCGAGCACGTCGGTCACGCCGGTGACCAGGGTTCCGGCACCGTCGCGGACCAGTCGATGGCACCCCGCGGAAAGCGCCGACGTGATGGGCCCGGGCACGACGAGCGTCTCGCGGCTGAGCTTCTGCGCCCACCCGGCCGTGCTGAGCGCGCCGGACCGCGGCGCCGCCTCGACGACGACCGTGCCGGCGCTCAGCGCGGCGATGATGCGGTTGCGCGCGAGGAACCACGCGCGCATCGGCCGGCTGCCCGGCGGCACTTCGCTGATGATCAGGCCGTCGGCCGCGATGCGTTCGAGCAGCTGGCCGTGGGTGCGCGGATACGGCACGTCGACGCCGCAGGCGAGGACGGCTATCGTCTGGCCGCCGACGCCGAGTGCGCCCCGGTGGGCGGCGGCATCGATGCCGTACGCGGCACCCGAGACAACCGTGCGCCCGGCCAGCGCGAGATCGGTCGCCAGATCGGACGCGACCCGTCCGCCGTAACGCGAGCAGGCCCGCGACCCGACCATCGCGACCGCCGACTCGGCCAGCGCCGCGAGGTCGCCGTCACCGGACAGCCACAGCCCCAGCGGCGGCGGGACGACGTCGGCGTAGTCGAGCGTGGCCGCCATGTCGTCCAGCGGGACCGGCCATCCCGGCTCGCCCGGACACAGGTACCGGATGCCGAGGTCATCGGCGCGTTCCAGTACCTCCGCGCCGTCGACGTACTCGGCCCGTCGCTGCAGGACGCGGGACCGATCGAGAGAGTCGTCGCCGCCGAGGACGGCCTGCCACGTCGCCTCGGCGCCGTGGTCGCGCACCCGCAGGGCGATGCGTTCGTCGCCCGGCTCCGTGACGGCGGACAGCCCGGCCCGGGCGACGCGATCAGCGGGCGACTCGGCGACGTGGAGCTGCTCGGCGCTCATACGGGTTCCCCCAGCCGGAGCCGGAGTGCCTTGTGAACGTCCTCGGCGGTCGGACGGTCGCGGCCGGCGAGGTCGGCGATGGTCCAGGCGACGCGCAGGACGCGGTCGACCCCACGCAGGGTGAGGCTGCCGTCGCGGACCCTGGCGAACGCCGGCGCGGTGATGTCGGCCGGCAGCTTCAGCTCTCGCCGCAGGTACGGGCCGGGCAGTTCGCCGTTGCACCGCCACGGCGTGCCGCGCAGCCGTCGCTCCTGCCTGGCCCGGGCCTCGGCGACGCGATCGGCGACCACTTTGCTGGGCTCGGCGGCGGTGTCGAGTTCGGCCATGGTGGGAGCGTCGACGTCGACGCGGAGGTCGACGCGGTCGCGGACCGGGCCGGACAGCCGCTGCCCGTACCTGCGCACGGAGTCGGGTTTGCAGGTGCACTCGCGGACCGTGCTGCCGAAGTTGCCGCACGGGCACGGGTTCTGCGCCATCGCCAGCAGGAACCGGGCCGGGAACACCGACGTGGACTCGGACCGGGCCAGCGTCAGGGTTCCGCTCTCGAGCGGCTGGCGCAGGGAGTCGAGGATGCGCGCCGGGAATTCCGGCACCTCGTCGAGGAAGAGGATGCCGCGGTGCGCCAAGCTGGCTGCGCCGGGCGCCGGCACGCGTGAGCCGCCGCCGACGATCGCGACCAGCGACGACGTGTGGTGCGGGTCGACGAACGGCGGGCGCACGATCAGCGGACGGCCCGGCGGCAGCACGCCGGCGAGCGAGTGAATGGACGTGACCTCCAGCGACTCGTCGAGGGAGAGGTCGGGCAGCAGCGACGGCAACCGCTGCGCCAGCATGGTCTTGCCCGAGCCGGGTGTGCCGGACAACAGCAGATGGTGATGGCCGGCGGCGGCGATCTCGACCGCGCGCTTCGCGGCGTCCTGACCGGCCACGTCGGCGAGGTCGAGCGACCCGCCCTCGGCGCCCGGCGGGAGCACGTCGGGCGTCTGGTCGAGTTCGTCGCGCACCTCGTCGGGAATCTCGGCGCCACGAAGGTGCGCGAGCACCTGGCGTAGCGACCGGGCACCGAACACGCGCATACCCGGGATCAGCTGCGCCTCGGCCGCATTGGGCTCAGGGACGACGACGCGGGTCAAGCCGGCGCGGTCGGCGGCCAGGACGGCGGGGAGCACGCCGCGGACCGGGTGCAACCGCCCGTCGAGCGCCAGTTCGCCGAGGAACAGCACGCCGTCGAGGGCGGCCGATGGCACGTCTTCGGCCGCCGCGAGGATGGCGACCGCGACGCCGAGGTCGAAGTGGCTGCCGCGCTTGGGCAGCGCGGCCGGCGACAGGCTGACGGTGATGCGCTGCAGCGGCCACGTCTCGCGGCTGGACATGACGGCGGCGCGGACGCGGTCGCGCGCCTCGTACAACGACGCGTCCGGCAGCCCGACCAGCGAGAACCCGGGCATGCCGCCGATGTGCACCTCGATGTCGACCACCGTGCCCCGCACGCCGACGATCGTCACGCTGCGACAGCGAGCCAGGCGGGTCATTGCGCACCTCGCACGTGGACAACCTGCGGCCGCTTGTATCGAAGCCGGTGAACGGCGATGACGTCGACCCGGAGGGCCGCGCCCACGCGGCCTGCTTGCTCGCGCCAGCGCAGGGCGAGGCGGTACAGCCGGGCCAGCTTCTCAGGCGTGACGGCGTCGAGACCCGAGCCGAAGCCCAGACCACTGCGCGTCTTGACCTCACAGACGACGACTGTGGCGCCGTCGAGCGCGACGATGTCGATCTCGCCGATGTCGCAGCGCCAGTTGCGTTCGAGCACGACGAATCCGGCCTGCTCCAGATGCTCCGCGGCGACCTGTTCGCCGTAGATGCCGACGGTGTCCTTGACTCGCACCGGCCTCACCTCCCGCTACGAGCCTTGCCGGATCGGGCGGACGATTCGACCTCGAAATCGCCGAATGTGGATAACCGGAGGAATCGGGTGGGGCTGTGGACGAGCGGCGGGCGGAAGGGATGGACGAGCAGGGACGGAGGCGGGCGGACGGCCCGCGCCCGGAGGTCAGCAAACGAAACCGGTGGCGGGCGGCCCCTGCCGTCGAACGGTGGTCAGCAGACGGACGACTGAGTAGGACGGCGGCGCACGGGCCAGCGGCGACCGACCGCGAGTGGCTGACACCCGGCGGTCGACGGACGGACCGGCGGACCGTTCAGGGGCCCAGGCGGCGCGACCGCGATGGCGAACGGAGCGGGCCGAAGCCGACAGCAGGCTCAGGCGGCCGACGCCGGCAACGCGAAGCCGTCAGGACTTGGGGATCTCGAGGTCGCTCTTCGCCAGTTCCTCCACGTTCACGTCCTTGAACGTGACGACCTTGACGTTCTTGACGAAGCGGGCCGGGCGGTACATGTCCCAGACCCAGGCGTCGCTCATGGTGACCTCGAAGTAGACGTCGCCGCCTTCGCCGCGGACCTGGAAGTCGACGTTGTTGGTGAGGTAGAAGCGGCGCTCGGTCTCCACGACGTACGAGAACAGGCCGACCACGTCGCGGTACTCGCGGTAGAGGGAGAGCTCCATCTCGGTCTCGTACTTCTCGAGATCCTCAGCACTCATAGGTCGGGTTCCCCTTTCCAGCCTTCGTCTCCAAGGGATACCACGCGCGCGACGTTGGCGTAGGACCGACGGTGAACCGGGCTGGGCCCGTGTGCCGTCAGCGCCTGCTGATGATCGTCGGTCACGTAGCCCTTGTGCGCGTCGAACCCGTAGGCGGGCCACTGTTCGTGCAGGTCACACATGATTCGGTCGCGGGTGACCTTGGCGATGACGGACGCCGCTGCGATGCAGGCCGCCACTTGGTCACCCTTCCACATCGCGAGCCCGGGCACGCCGAGGCCGGTGACCGGGAAGCCGTCGGTGAGCACGTACGACGGCGCGGGGTCGAGGCGGGCGAGGGCGCGGCGCATGGCGATGATGTTGCTGCGGTGCAGCCCGACGCGGTCGACCTCGTCGGGCGGGACGATGATGACGGACCAGGCGACGGCGCGGGCCATCACCTGCTCGTAGGCGCGCTCGCGCGCCAGCGGGGTGAGCAGCTTGGAGTCGGCCAGTCCGGGCACCTCACCCCGTTTGCCCGGCGCGAGCACGGCGGCACCGACGACGAGCGGGCCGGCGCACGCGCCCCGTCCGGCCTCGTCGGCGCCCGCGACCGGCGCGAACCCGGACCGGGCCAGCGTGCGCTCGTAGGCGTACAGTCCGGCGTCGCGCCGGACCAGGATGCGTCGTCGGGCGAGTGTGGGCATGACGGATCAGGGTTCGGGGACGTCGTCGAAGACGCCGTTGCTGCCGAGGCCGCCCCAGCGGCTGAACGGCCAGGCGATGGCGAACGCCCGCCCGACCACGAGGTCCTCGGAGAACGTGCCGTGGATGCGGGAGTCGCCGGAGTTGGAACGGTGGTCACCCATGACGAACAGCTCGCCCTCGGGGACGGTGCGCTCGAACTCGTTCAGCGACGGGGAGTCGCCCGGGTACAGGTAGGACGACTCGTCGACGGCGGTGCCGTTGACGGTGAGCAGCCCGGCGTCGTCGCAGCAGGCCACGGTGTCGCCGCCGACGCCGATGACGCGCTTGATCAGGTGTTCCTCGGAGTCGTCGGGCAGCACGCCGACGAACTCGAAGACGTCCTTGATGGCGCCGCCGACGCCGGTGCCGCCGGACGGCGCTTGGTCGCCCAGCCAGCGGTCGGGGTCTTCGAACACGACGACGTCGCCGCGGTGGATATCACCGAAGTGCAGGCTGACCTTCGACACCAGCACGCGGTCGCCGACGAGCAGGGTGTCTTCCATCGAGCCGGACGGGATGAGGAACGCCTGGACGAGGAAGATCCGCACGACCGTGGCGATGAGCAGGGAGAGCGCCACCACGATGGCGGTCTCCTTGAAGAAGGCGGCCAGCCCGTTCCGAGTGCCGTTGGCCGGCGTCTCGGTGTCGTCGCCACCGCGACGCGGGCCCCCGTCGCCTTCCCGAGGCGCGTTCTCCTCGGTCACGGCATCTCCCTGGGGTTTCCGGGGCGAGCCCGGCGAAGAGTCGAACGCTTCCGGTGGCACGTGAGCAACAATACGTGCCTCGGGCACGCGACCCGGCGGCGGTGCCGTGCCATGCCGCCGGGTTCCCCGTCAGGGGAGCGTCAGGCCGTCTCGCGCTTCTCGCGGATCTTGGCGGCCTTGCCACGCAGGTTGCGCAGGTAGTAGAGCTTCGCCCGGCGGACGTCGCCGCGGGTGACCAGCTCGATCTTCTCGATGACCGGGGTGTGCACCGGGAACGTGCGCTCGACGCCGACACCGAAGCTCACCTTGCGGACGGTGAACGTCTCGCGGATGCCCGAGCCCTGGCGGCGGATGACGACGCCCTGGAAGACCTGGATACGGGAGCGGTTGCCCTCGACGACGCGGACGTGAACCTTGAGGTTGTCGCCGGCGCGGAAGGCGGGGATGTCGTCGCGCAGCTGCGCGGAGTCGACGGAGTCGAGCAGGTGCATGCTGTGTTCGCTCTCTCGCCGGCGCCACAGGTCGCCCGCGGAATCAGGTGCTGTCAGGGTCGGTGTGACCGGACCTTCGCGTCGGCGCTCCCCCTGTGGCAGGGGCGTCGCGAGCCGGGCACCAGCGGATCAGTCTGCCACAGACGGCGGCGGAACCGGAAACCCGGCCGCGTCGAGCACCTCGCGGTCGCGCGCGTCCAGCGCCGACGGATCGAGCCGGGCGACGAGGTCCGGACGGCGCTCGGCGGTGCGGCGCAGCGCCTGGTCGCGGCGCCACCGCGCGACGTTGCCGTGGTGGCCGGAGAGCAGCACCTCGGGGACGTCCAGCCCGCGCCACGTCGGCGGCTTGGTGTAGACGGGGTACTCGAGCAGGCCGTCGGCGCCGTGCGACTCCTCGACCAGCGACTCGGGGTTGCCGACGACGCCGGGCAGCAGCCGCGCGACCGCCTCGACGACGACCAGCGCGGCGACCTCGCCGCCGTTGAGCACGTAGTCGCCCAGCGACAGCTCGGTGACGGGCAGGCGGGTGGCGGCGTCCTCGACGAGGCGCGCGTCGATGCCCTCGTAGCGCCCGCAGGCGAACACCAGCCACGGCTCGCCGGCCAGCTCGTGCGCGACGTCCTGGGTGAACGGCCGCCCGGACGGCGTCGGCACCAGCAGCCGCGGCATGCTGCCGGACGCGCCGGAGCCGATGACGTCGTCGAGCGCCGCGCCCCACACGTCGGGCTTCATCACCATGCCGGCGCCGCCGCCGTACGGGGTGTCGTCGACGGTGCGGTGGCGGTCGGTGGCCCAGTCGCGCAGGTCGTGGACGCGCAGGTCAAGGACGCCGGCTTCGCGGGCCTTCCCCACGAGGGAGAGGTCCAGCGGCGTCAGATAGTCCGGGAAGATCGTGACGACGTCGATTCTCATTCGAACAGCCCCGGTGGCGGGTCGACGACCAGCCGGGACGCCGCGACGTCGATCTCCGGCACGATCTCGGTGACGAACGGCACCAGCGCCTCTCCCCCGCCGGGCCGCCTGACGGAGAGGAGGTCCTGGCCGGGTGCGTGGATGATCTCGCGGACGACGCCCAGCTCGGCGCCGTCGACGCCGACGACGGCCAGCCCGACCAGCTGGTGGTCGAAGAACTCGTCGGGGTCGCCGGTGGTGGCGCCGTCGGGGATCTCGGCCAGCAGCAGCGTGCCACGCAGCCCTTCGGCGACGGTGCGGTCGGGGACGGCGTCGAACGTCACCAGCAGCCGCCCGCTGTGCCAGCGGGACCCGAGAACTGTCAGCGGGCCCCGCTGGGCGGGATCGGTGGCGAGGACGGCGCCGTCGGCGAACCGCTCGTCGGGCGTGTCGGTGCGGACGTCCACGGAGACCTCACCGCGGACCCCGTGCGCGCGCCCGATGCGCCCGACGGTGACGATCACCGTGGGGTCAGCGCCCGTCGACGTCGACGAAGTCGATGCGCACGCCGCCGTCCGAGGACAACGCCGCGACGACGGTGCGGAACGACGTGGCCGTGCGGCCGCCGCGGCCGATGACCTTGCCGAGGTCGTCGGGGTGGACCCGGACCTCGAGCAGCCGGCCGCGGCGGAGCTGACGCGTGCGCACGCTGACGTCGTCGGGGTGGTCGACCACCCCGGCGACCAGGTGCTCCAGCGCCTCGGCCAGCATCAGGACTCGTCAGCCTTCGCCTCGGCGGCCGGCGCGTCGTCGGCCTTCGGCTCCTCGGCCTTGGCCTCGTCGGCCTTCGCCTCGGCGGCAGGCGCCTCGGCGGCGGGCGCCTCGTCAGCCTTGGGCTCGTCGGCCTTCGGCTCCTCGGCCTTGGGCTCGTCGGCCTTCGCCTCGGCCTTGGCCTCGGACTTCTTGGCGGCCGACTTCTTGGCCGGCTTCTTCTTCGCCGTGGTGGCCTCGGACCTCGGCTCGCCGTGCACCTCGGCCAGCGCGGCGTCGAACGCGGCCCGCTTCTCCGGCTTCGGCTCGGCGACCTTCAGCGTGCCCTCGGCGCCCGGGAGGCCCTTGTGCTTCTGCCAGTCGCCGGTGACCTTGAGGATGGCCAGCACCGGCTCGGTCGGCTGCGCGCCGACGCCCAGCCAGTACTGCGCGCGCTCGGAGTCGACCTTGATGAGGCTCGGCTCGAGCTTCGGGTTGTACAGGCCGATCTCCTCGATGGCCCGGCCGTCGCGCTTGGTGCGAGAGTCGGCCACGACGATGCGGTAGTGCGGCGAGCGGATCTTGCCCATCCGCTTCAGCTTGATCTTGACAGCCACTGGGGTGGAGTCTCCTTGGATGTTCACGCACGGGTGAGCCGTCGTCACCTGAGTGGGGCACCGGTCACGACGGTTCGATGGATCCGGAGCTCGAGGGTGAGAGGGCCGCACGATCGCCGGTTCAGCAGGTCATTGTGCCAGATCGCGGCGCGCGGACCCAACTCCTACACCGTCTCGGTGGCTGGTTGCTCGTCCGCGACGGCGACGGGCGCGGCCACGCGGCGCGCGAGGAGGACGATGCCGCAGGTCAGGACCGTGACGGCCATGGCGGCGACGAGCACGCGGTAGTCGACGACGGAGATCAGCGCCGCACCGGCGGCCGTGCCGGCGACCTGTGGCCCGTTCAGCACCATGTTCGTGGCGGCGGACGTGCGGCCCTGCAGGCGGGCGGGGGTGAGCCGCTGCCGCAGCGTCACCATGCCGACGACGGCCCACACCACGCCCACCCCGAGCACGACCGCCCCGGCCGCGACGACGACGGTGGACGCCACCAGCACCGCGCCCAGCCCGGCGGCGACCGCCGCGAGCCCGACACCCACCGCCGTCCGCTCCCCCGTCCGCCCGATCAGCAGCGCCACCGTCAGCCCGCCGACGATCGAGCCGCCGCCCTGCACGCTGGCGAGGACGCCGAAGAACTCGCTCGGCATGCCCAGCGCCTCGACGACGGCGAACGTCGTGGAGTTGGCGAGGCCGGTGATCGCGACCGCGACGCCCAGCAGCAGCGTGAGGTCGGCCAGCTGGGGCGTATCGCGCAGGTGCCGGAACCCGGCGGTCAGCTCGCGCCGGAACCCTTCGCGTTCGTCGGCAGGCGCCGGCGGGCTCTCGTCGACCCGCACCGTCAGGACCAGCAGCGCGGCGATGACCAGCATGGACGCCGTCAGGACGGCGACCGCGCCGCCCCCGTAGAGGGCGTAGACGCCGGCGCCGGCCAGCGGCGTGAGCAGCCGCAGCCCCTGGTCGAGCGTCGTGAGCAGCCCGTTCGCGCCGGCCAGGTCGTCGTCGTCGAGCATGTCCCTGAGCAGCCCCGACTGCGCCGCGCTGGTGACGTAGCCGACCCAGCCGTACCCGAACGTGACCAGGTAGATCAGCCAGAGGTCGGCGGCATCGTCGACGGCGAGCAGGGCCAGCACCCCGGCGGCCGCGACGACGTTGACCACGGCGACCAGGCGCTTGCGGGACAGGCGGTCGGCCAGCTGCCCGGCCAGCGGCGCCAGGAACACCGGCAGGCCGAGCATGAGGAACACCAGGCCCGCGGCGGCGTTGCTGCCGGTGAGATCCTTGGCCCAGATCGCGACCGTCAGGTACAGCGCGCTGTCGCCGAAATTGCTGAACGTCCAGGCGACGGTGAGGCGGCGGAACGGCCGGTGCGCCAGCGCGGACGGCACCGGCTCAGGCCGCGCTGATCAGCCGGGTGACGGGGCGCGTGGTCGCCGCGCTTGCCGCGCCCGCCGCGCCCGCCGCGCCCGCCGTCGCGCCGGCTCGGCGGTCGAGGCGGGCGGCGAGCCGGGCGGAGCGGTCGGCCCAGCGGCGTAACCGGCGGGCGCGGACGAGGTCGCGGACGGCCCGGTAGCGGGCGGCGGACGTGCGGCGCTCGGCGTGCGGGTCGTGGTGGAGGCTGGGCTCGATGAACATGGCGGTCTCCTACGGCTGGTCGTCGGCTGTGCTGTGGGTGTCGAGGTCGGGGTCGGGGCTCAGGGCGCCGAGGAAGTGGACGACGCGGGCGTCGTCGGGCCGGGACGCGGGATCTTCGCGGCGGTGCCCGAACCGCGCCACGATGTCGTCGGTGAACGCGCCCAGCCGGTCCATGACCTCGGTGAGCTCGTCGCGCGTCAACCAGAAACTGGACGTGTTGATGACCATGGACTGATCCCAGCCCGGCCCCAGCTCAGCCGCCCGGCCGATGGTGCGCAGCAGACGGTCGGCCTCACGCTCGACGACGACCCGCGCGAACGCCGACGCCTCGCGCACCGACTCGGGGTTGTCGACGTCGGGGCCGACGGTGCGGTTGCGGCTGACGAGACGCCACGGCTTCTCCCGCCCGCGCGGCTCGCCCAGC
It encodes the following:
- the lepB gene encoding signal peptidase I; translation: MTEENAPREGDGGPRRGGDDTETPANGTRNGLAAFFKETAIVVALSLLIATVVRIFLVQAFLIPSGSMEDTLLVGDRVLVSKVSLHFGDIHRGDVVVFEDPDRWLGDQAPSGGTGVGGAIKDVFEFVGVLPDDSEEHLIKRVIGVGGDTVACCDDAGLLTVNGTAVDESSYLYPGDSPSLNEFERTVPEGELFVMGDHRSNSGDSRIHGTFSEDLVVGRAFAIAWPFSRWGGLGSNGVFDDVPEP
- a CDS encoding ribonuclease HII, which codes for MPTLARRRILVRRDAGLYAYERTLARSGFAPVAGADEAGRGACAGPLVVGAAVLAPGKRGEVPGLADSKLLTPLARERAYEQVMARAVAWSVIIVPPDEVDRVGLHRSNIIAMRRALARLDPAPSYVLTDGFPVTGLGVPGLAMWKGDQVAACIAAASVIAKVTRDRIMCDLHEQWPAYGFDAHKGYVTDDHQQALTAHGPSPVHRRSYANVARVVSLGDEGWKGEPDL
- a CDS encoding tyrosine recombinase XerC codes for the protein MDADEELPEALAGAVVGFARHLAAERDRSEHTIRAYTGDIAALMEHLAKLGRTEIGQLDLATLRSWLARQSTLGRSRATIARRASAARVFTAWAHRSGLLAEDVGAVLATPKARRALPEVLRAGEASTLMDAAADDASDGDPVNLRDHALLELLYATGIRVGELVGLDVDDLDDGRRVVRVLGKGRKERTVPYGVPAAEALDAWLRAGRPKLAAPAAGPALFVGVRGGRLDQRAARTVVHQRLRAVPGAPDLGPHGLRHTAATHLLEGGADLRSVQELLGHASLGTTQIYTHVSVDRLRKVYKQAHPRA
- the rplS gene encoding 50S ribosomal protein L19; this encodes MHLLDSVDSAQLRDDIPAFRAGDNLKVHVRVVEGNRSRIQVFQGVVIRRQGSGIRETFTVRKVSFGVGVERTFPVHTPVIEKIELVTRGDVRRAKLYYLRNLRGKAAKIREKRETA
- a CDS encoding dodecin family protein, encoding MGSVARITNISARSETSFDDAVRLGIARANQTLRNVSGAWVKDQKVEVRDGEIVAYQVALEVTFVLDD
- a CDS encoding YraN family protein: MRVKDTVGIYGEQVAAEHLEQAGFVVLERNWRCDIGEIDIVALDGATVVVCEVKTRSGLGFGSGLDAVTPEKLARLYRLALRWREQAGRVGAALRVDVIAVHRLRYKRPQVVHVRGAQ
- a CDS encoding peptidoglycan DD-metalloendopeptidase family protein yields the protein MPPTNAGWVYPVGPPGGPAEVVNGFDPPEHAWSAGHRGVDLAATAGAEVRAAGPGTVTYAAPIAGRGVVVIDHGTLRTSYEPVTPIVGVGDEVGAGQPIGVLESAGSHCTPAACLHWGAREGEQYTDPLALVGGGPVRLLPLGPRTLTGDPPPPPSQSPESGGLAWPVAAPRVTSPYGMRVHPITGERKLHDGVDVAAACGAPIRASAAGRVIDAGERGAYGLQLTVDHGRVRGAPLSTSYSHLSAFSVAAGQPIRAGQVIGRAGTTGLSTGCHLHFMLYATGRVTDPVPWLPAASVATTYLAKVPREADHSRRPTHRTSAHPERNQPATGRR
- a CDS encoding YifB family Mg chelatase-like AAA ATPase gives rise to the protein MTRLARCRSVTIVGVRGTVVDIEVHIGGMPGFSLVGLPDASLYEARDRVRAAVMSSRETWPLQRITVSLSPAALPKRGSHFDLGVAVAILAAAEDVPSAALDGVLFLGELALDGRLHPVRGVLPAVLAADRAGLTRVVVPEPNAAEAQLIPGMRVFGARSLRQVLAHLRGAEIPDEVRDELDQTPDVLPPGAEGGSLDLADVAGQDAAKRAVEIAAAGHHHLLLSGTPGSGKTMLAQRLPSLLPDLSLDESLEVTSIHSLAGVLPPGRPLIVRPPFVDPHHTSSLVAIVGGGSRVPAPGAASLAHRGILFLDEVPEFPARILDSLRQPLESGTLTLARSESTSVFPARFLLAMAQNPCPCGNFGSTVRECTCKPDSVRRYGQRLSGPVRDRVDLRVDVDAPTMAELDTAAEPSKVVADRVAEARARQERRLRGTPWRCNGELPGPYLRRELKLPADITAPAFARVRDGSLTLRGVDRVLRVAWTIADLAGRDRPTAEDVHKALRLRLGEPV
- a CDS encoding DUF2469 domain-containing protein; this encodes MSAEDLEKYETEMELSLYREYRDVVGLFSYVVETERRFYLTNNVDFQVRGEGGDVYFEVTMSDAWVWDMYRPARFVKNVKVVTFKDVNVEELAKSDLEIPKS
- the dprA gene encoding DNA-processing protein DprA gives rise to the protein MSAEQLHVAESPADRVARAGLSAVTEPGDERIALRVRDHGAEATWQAVLGGDDSLDRSRVLQRRAEYVDGAEVLERADDLGIRYLCPGEPGWPVPLDDMAATLDYADVVPPPLGLWLSGDGDLAALAESAVAMVGSRACSRYGGRVASDLATDLALAGRTVVSGAAYGIDAAAHRGALGVGGQTIAVLACGVDVPYPRTHGQLLERIAADGLIISEVPPGSRPMRAWFLARNRIIAALSAGTVVVEAAPRSGALSTAGWAQKLSRETLVVPGPITSALSAGCHRLVRDGAGTLVTGVTDVLEAVGRIGEHTPPDPECESRPIDDLLPAHAMVREWMQVGAVETVAGLARRTGLPARTVATALRELAAAGWVTREDAGWRLGSTISPLETRT